A region of Reichenbachiella carrageenanivorans DNA encodes the following proteins:
- a CDS encoding DUF4136 domain-containing protein encodes MKLYNHFVILGCMLILSNCYPQEDYIATADLDTIVTFKPNSADITSKTTFAVTEVVWDDKNDIYDGDYNTTLVAQIEKNMKNLGYTLLENPSDKNVPDLIIIPEIIFTDNYVVGGGGCYYGCWGWGWGGGWYGGWGYGPYYPPTYVVSYSSGSILMHMIDSSISTEDTQNVLWNGAIDGLLRSNLQHSLLNNYVDQAFEQSADYLSK; translated from the coding sequence ATGAAGCTTTACAATCACTTTGTCATTCTTGGATGTATGCTGATCCTCAGCAACTGCTATCCACAAGAGGACTATATAGCTACTGCTGACCTCGACACTATTGTTACTTTCAAACCCAATTCGGCAGACATTACTAGCAAAACTACTTTTGCTGTAACAGAAGTTGTATGGGACGATAAAAATGACATCTACGATGGCGACTACAACACCACTTTGGTAGCTCAAATAGAAAAAAACATGAAAAATCTGGGTTACACGCTCTTGGAAAACCCAAGCGACAAAAACGTACCCGACCTCATCATCATACCTGAGATCATCTTCACCGACAACTACGTAGTAGGTGGAGGAGGATGCTACTACGGCTGCTGGGGCTGGGGCTGGGGAGGTGGCTGGTATGGAGGCTGGGGCTATGGCCCATATTACCCCCCTACTTATGTCGTATCTTATTCATCTGGCAGCATCCTTATGCACATGATAGATTCCTCTATTAGCACAGAAGACACTCAAAATGTACTATGGAATGGAGCAATAGACGGCCTCCTACGCTCTAATCTACAACATTCTCTACTCAACAACTACGTCGACCAAGCTTTCGAGCAATCTGCTGACTACCTATCTAAATAA